A stretch of Vibrio maritimus DNA encodes these proteins:
- a CDS encoding tetratricopeptide repeat protein, whose translation MKNANRISFLSVFALLVVGMTFFVQARDDTPPIDSSLGVTFQSGYQGDAKAQYQIGMHYLNGFDSGSAYLEQNSEQARAWLSQSAHNGYADAQLQLGLLYASGTGGEQDASMAVSWIGKAADQNHPQALDLLHWMSQSAH comes from the coding sequence ATGAAGAACGCTAACCGTATTTCATTCCTCAGTGTATTTGCATTGTTAGTAGTAGGCATGACCTTTTTTGTTCAAGCGAGAGACGATACGCCCCCTATAGATTCAAGCCTTGGCGTCACATTTCAAAGCGGATATCAAGGTGATGCTAAAGCCCAGTATCAAATTGGCATGCACTATCTAAATGGTTTCGATAGTGGCAGTGCGTACCTAGAGCAGAATAGTGAGCAGGCGAGGGCTTGGTTGTCCCAATCAGCCCACAATGGTTATGCGGACGCTCAGCTGCAACTCGGTTTGCTTTACGCTTCTGGTACGGGTGGTGAGCAAGATGCCTCAATGGCAGTCAGTTGGATCGGCAAGGCTGCAGATCAAAATCATCCACAAGCACTGGACTTGCTTCACTGGATGTCTCAAAGCGCTCATTAA
- a CDS encoding arylsulfatase: MNSNKTLLCTAVAAAISPAVNASQEQPNILLIVGDDVGFADTQPYGSEVDTPNLVELAEEGVKFTNFHASPTSSVTRSMMLTGANSHEVGLGTFDYAVYPPAIGKPGYEGYLTHKGVTVATLLRDNGYHTYLSGKWHLGHEDGYLPDDRGFESSYGILAGGSNHFNRNMMFPAKNEATALAIQEGRMPGVEPEPIYENGQRVKDKYPGEYSDQGYTEELISMIDKNKDSGKPFFAYFPFTAIHLPLQAPKESFEDKVDYYVENGWDVVRKDRFERMKDMGVIPEEAQISPRNSLSRPWDKLTEEEKAWYGKKMAVAMGMMELQDKQIGQVTDYLKKIGEYDNTYIIYLADNGPEATDITGENVSDLIRSWTHHHFDNSTENLGNANSSVSLGPEWASASTGGLSWFKAYTAEGGIRVPLIIKPAKDVLDSEGTLESGTSTNELAQVKDLAATILDVANVNHPGTEYKGREVAPMSGQSLIPYFKGQSDIIHSDGNPIPFELFGSGILLQGDYKIIRISVGMGGDNQWHMYNTKLDPAETNDVKAQYPALFKQMLASYKEYEKAMNIVPVDEQWNPFENVK, encoded by the coding sequence ATGAACAGTAACAAAACTCTATTGTGTACTGCAGTTGCTGCTGCGATTTCGCCAGCGGTGAACGCTTCTCAGGAACAGCCGAACATCTTGCTGATTGTCGGTGATGATGTCGGTTTCGCGGATACCCAGCCGTATGGTTCTGAGGTTGATACACCGAATTTGGTTGAATTGGCCGAAGAAGGGGTCAAATTCACCAATTTTCACGCCTCGCCAACATCATCGGTAACCCGCTCTATGATGCTCACTGGCGCAAACAGCCATGAGGTGGGGCTTGGTACGTTTGACTATGCCGTCTATCCCCCTGCAATCGGTAAACCGGGTTATGAAGGTTACTTGACTCACAAAGGTGTCACTGTCGCCACATTATTGCGAGACAATGGTTATCACACTTATCTATCAGGTAAGTGGCATCTAGGGCATGAGGATGGTTATCTACCTGATGATAGAGGCTTTGAAAGCAGCTACGGCATCTTGGCTGGTGGCTCAAATCACTTTAACCGCAATATGATGTTTCCTGCCAAAAATGAAGCGACGGCACTGGCGATTCAAGAGGGGAGAATGCCGGGTGTTGAACCTGAGCCTATTTATGAGAACGGGCAACGAGTGAAAGATAAGTACCCTGGGGAATACTCAGATCAAGGCTACACAGAAGAGTTGATCAGCATGATCGACAAGAATAAAGACTCTGGAAAACCCTTCTTTGCTTACTTTCCATTTACCGCGATTCACCTTCCACTTCAAGCGCCAAAAGAGTCGTTTGAAGATAAGGTCGATTATTACGTCGAAAATGGTTGGGATGTCGTGAGAAAAGATAGATTTGAACGTATGAAGGACATGGGCGTGATTCCTGAAGAAGCGCAAATTTCTCCACGAAACAGCCTAAGCCGACCATGGGATAAACTGACCGAAGAAGAGAAGGCGTGGTACGGCAAAAAAATGGCCGTTGCGATGGGGATGATGGAACTCCAAGATAAACAAATAGGTCAGGTCACTGACTATCTGAAGAAGATTGGTGAGTATGACAATACTTACATTATCTACCTTGCCGACAATGGTCCCGAGGCGACAGATATTACAGGAGAAAATGTGAGTGATTTGATTCGCTCTTGGACTCATCACCATTTCGACAACAGTACTGAAAACTTAGGTAATGCGAACTCAAGTGTCTCTTTAGGCCCAGAATGGGCGAGCGCTTCAACCGGCGGCCTCTCGTGGTTCAAGGCATATACTGCCGAAGGCGGCATCCGTGTACCACTGATTATCAAGCCGGCCAAAGATGTGTTGGACAGCGAAGGGACGCTCGAGTCAGGAACATCAACCAATGAACTTGCTCAAGTGAAAGATCTCGCAGCGACCATCCTTGACGTAGCTAACGTTAATCATCCTGGTACAGAGTACAAAGGTAGAGAAGTTGCTCCAATGAGCGGGCAGAGCTTAATTCCGTACTTTAAGGGACAAAGCGACATCATTCATTCGGATGGTAATCCGATCCCGTTTGAACTCTTTGGTAGCGGCATCTTGCTGCAAGGTGATTACAAGATCATTCGAATCTCCGTTGGAATGGGTGGTGATAATCAATGGCATATGTACAACACGAAACTCGACCCAGCAGAGACAAACGACGTGAAGGCTCAGTATCCTGCTCTGTTCAAACAGATGCTGGCATCGTACAAGGAGTATGAAAAAGCGATGAATATCGTGCCAGTCGATGAACAATGGAACCCGTTTGAGAACGTGAAATAA
- a CDS encoding anaerobic sulfatase maturase, whose translation MIERDHVSLSVPQFRGKAHSKFQALAKPIGAICNINCDYCYYLDKQQLLAYPKGEAYRMTDELLERYIRQYIQGQNTEEIIFSWHGGEPTLLGLGYFERIVELQRKYAPQGVKIVNDVQTNGVLVDDRWCQFFKQHDFFVGLSIDGPEHLHNHYRKNRSGRGTFEKVMRAVEKLKVHKVRFATLTCVNNLNANHPLEVYRFLRDIVAPSQIQFIPVVDPNEEASWLRYSEAAIIPVPSATTRWSVEPKQWGAFLTEVFDEWMAHDFGRVHVPYFENFFGMWMGKPSTMCTLNDICGKGIAVEPNGDVYACDHYVHPDFKVGNISDKSLADIAFSKQQMAFGFAKQKALPKQCNECQYRFACHGECPKNRIKNDRYGNPGLNYLCEGWQQIFHHIDPIITHILALNGLEISANR comes from the coding sequence ATGATTGAGCGCGACCACGTGTCGTTATCCGTACCCCAGTTTCGAGGTAAAGCGCACAGCAAATTTCAGGCGTTGGCTAAGCCGATTGGTGCTATCTGCAACATCAATTGCGACTACTGTTACTACCTTGATAAACAACAGCTACTCGCCTATCCAAAAGGTGAGGCGTACCGAATGACGGATGAGTTACTAGAGCGCTACATCAGGCAGTACATTCAAGGACAAAATACTGAGGAAATCATCTTCTCTTGGCATGGAGGCGAACCTACCCTCCTAGGGTTAGGCTACTTCGAGAGGATTGTTGAGCTGCAGAGAAAGTACGCACCTCAGGGCGTCAAGATCGTCAATGATGTTCAAACCAACGGCGTTTTGGTTGATGACAGGTGGTGTCAATTTTTCAAACAACATGACTTCTTTGTAGGCTTGAGTATTGATGGTCCCGAACATCTTCACAACCACTACCGGAAAAACCGCAGTGGGCGAGGTACGTTTGAAAAGGTGATGCGGGCGGTTGAAAAGCTAAAGGTCCACAAGGTTCGATTTGCGACCTTAACCTGCGTGAATAACCTAAACGCGAACCATCCGCTCGAGGTGTATCGGTTTCTAAGAGATATTGTGGCGCCGTCTCAGATCCAGTTTATACCGGTTGTCGACCCCAACGAGGAGGCAAGTTGGCTTCGTTATTCCGAGGCTGCGATTATTCCCGTCCCTTCAGCTACAACTCGATGGAGTGTTGAGCCCAAACAATGGGGAGCGTTCCTGACTGAGGTATTTGACGAGTGGATGGCACATGATTTTGGGCGCGTTCATGTTCCGTATTTTGAGAATTTCTTTGGGATGTGGATGGGTAAACCAAGCACCATGTGTACACTTAACGATATCTGTGGAAAGGGCATTGCGGTTGAACCAAATGGCGATGTGTACGCTTGTGACCACTATGTACATCCTGACTTTAAGGTAGGCAATATCAGTGATAAGTCGCTGGCTGATATTGCGTTCTCGAAACAGCAAATGGCCTTTGGTTTTGCAAAACAAAAAGCACTGCCAAAGCAGTGTAATGAGTGCCAATATCGGTTTGCTTGCCATGGTGAGTGTCCTAAGAACAGAATAAAAAACGACCGGTACGGTAATCCAGGTCTGAATTATCTGTGTGAGGGCTGGCAACAAATATTTCATCATATCGACCCAATTATTACGCATATACTTGCGTTAAATGGGCTTGAAATCTCTGCTAACCGCTAA
- a CDS encoding DUF4345 domain-containing protein, which yields MTHTQKFLLLAAAGLTPIALSYGLMPNLSLPFLFDIDASATNVSHIFRAVMGLYLALVIYWLMGAFGSQLLAQSALQSLVVFMLGLGIGRVVSIVVDGMPHWLLVVYLLLEIGFGVVGLILLRSSKPETQYAG from the coding sequence ATGACGCATACGCAAAAGTTCTTGTTACTAGCCGCTGCAGGACTTACGCCAATCGCACTTTCTTACGGCTTAATGCCTAATCTTTCTCTACCCTTTTTGTTCGACATTGATGCGAGTGCGACCAATGTTAGTCATATCTTCAGGGCGGTGATGGGGCTCTACTTAGCCTTGGTTATCTACTGGCTAATGGGGGCGTTTGGAAGTCAATTATTAGCTCAGTCAGCACTTCAAAGTCTAGTTGTCTTCATGCTGGGGCTTGGTATTGGGCGAGTAGTAAGCATAGTTGTTGATGGCATGCCACATTGGCTACTCGTGGTGTATTTATTGTTGGAGATTGGCTTTGGTGTAGTAGGCCTGATTCTTCTGAGAAGTAGCAAACCGGAAACACAGTACGCAGGATGA
- a CDS encoding arylsulfatase has translation MHRHIIRVLLVTLLGFSALANAEDKPPNIFVIFTDDIGISNLSAYHRGVMSSETPNIDSIAEKGMLLTDYYAQPSCTAGRSAFITGQFPVRTGMHTVGLPGSPVGLNPDTPTLPEILKTLGYTTGQFGKNHLGDLDAVLPTMNGFDEYWGWLYHLNAMEYTEDPDWPKDEAFQKFAPRNVIHAKSDGKGGQTITDDGPLTTDRMRTLDDEVNKHAINFIERAVKEDKPFFTWYCPSRGHVWTHLSPEYEAMLGQNGWGLQEVVMKDLDDHVGEMLAKLEELGVADNTIVIFTADNGPEIMTWPDGGMTPFHGEKGSTWEGGVRAPLLVSWPGKIPAGKVHNGMFDGMDWLPTLVEAAGGPSDLKEQMLTGYEGYKAHLDGYNQMSMLTEQGPSNRKEIIYYERDRLQAVRVGDWKAHFVVQNHGWSGPKEELNAPLLFNLRRDPYERAAEESGMYINWMGKKMWAFGPAQAAVKQHLETFKEWPPLTFEPEAVDASGIGR, from the coding sequence ATGCATCGTCATATCATTAGGGTTCTATTGGTCACATTATTGGGGTTTAGTGCGCTAGCAAATGCAGAGGATAAGCCACCGAACATCTTTGTTATTTTTACTGATGACATTGGTATCTCAAATCTTAGCGCCTATCACCGTGGGGTGATGAGCAGTGAGACACCTAATATCGATAGTATTGCCGAAAAGGGCATGCTGCTCACCGACTACTACGCACAGCCATCTTGTACCGCAGGACGCTCGGCTTTTATTACCGGCCAGTTTCCTGTACGAACAGGTATGCACACTGTCGGTCTGCCGGGAAGCCCAGTAGGGCTTAATCCGGATACACCGACTTTACCAGAAATTCTCAAAACACTGGGCTATACGACAGGTCAGTTTGGTAAAAACCATCTTGGTGACCTAGATGCGGTATTGCCTACGATGAATGGCTTTGATGAGTATTGGGGGTGGTTGTATCACTTAAACGCAATGGAATACACCGAAGATCCGGACTGGCCTAAAGACGAGGCGTTTCAGAAGTTTGCCCCTCGAAATGTGATTCATGCGAAATCTGATGGCAAAGGTGGGCAAACCATCACGGATGACGGTCCATTAACCACAGATCGAATGCGCACTTTAGACGATGAAGTGAACAAACACGCCATCAACTTTATTGAGCGTGCCGTCAAAGAAGATAAGCCATTCTTTACCTGGTATTGCCCATCAAGGGGTCACGTTTGGACTCATTTATCACCAGAGTATGAGGCCATGCTTGGTCAAAATGGCTGGGGGCTACAAGAAGTGGTCATGAAAGACCTTGATGATCACGTGGGGGAAATGCTCGCCAAACTTGAAGAGTTGGGTGTCGCAGACAATACCATAGTGATATTCACGGCGGATAACGGCCCTGAGATCATGACTTGGCCCGATGGCGGCATGACGCCATTTCATGGCGAAAAAGGTTCAACGTGGGAAGGTGGTGTGAGGGCACCATTGCTTGTTAGCTGGCCGGGGAAAATTCCCGCGGGCAAAGTTCACAACGGCATGTTTGATGGTATGGATTGGTTGCCAACGCTCGTTGAGGCTGCTGGTGGACCAAGTGACCTGAAAGAGCAGATGTTGACGGGCTATGAAGGCTACAAAGCGCACTTAGATGGCTACAACCAAATGTCGATGCTAACAGAGCAAGGACCTTCAAATCGTAAAGAGATCATCTACTATGAGCGTGATAGGTTGCAGGCAGTGCGAGTTGGCGATTGGAAGGCACACTTTGTGGTGCAAAATCACGGCTGGAGCGGACCAAAAGAAGAGCTTAACGCGCCATTGTTGTTTAATCTTCGACGAGACCCTTACGAGCGAGCTGCAGAAGAGTCCGGGATGTACATTAACTGGATGGGTAAAAAAATGTGGGCATTTGGTCCTGCGCAAGCTGCGGTTAAGCAGCACTTGGAGACCTTCAAAGAGTGGCCACCACTGACGTTTGAACCCGAAGCCGTCGATGCATCGGGAATAGGGCGTTAA
- a CDS encoding TetR/AcrR family transcriptional regulator has translation MADLKQTLLDAGFELISEHGFAGIGIMKIIQQANATKGSFYHHFKSKEDFGRQLLEGYFEDHLATVISYLSDEDLPFADRVLNYFEFWSESKVTCEFQIKCLVVKLSGEIAGTSSSMQAELDKGAEKVINRMADYFTEGNTLGVMSISEPYAASRSLYAKWLGATLLCAVQKDRAHLEQAMRETAQLVGSN, from the coding sequence ATGGCAGATTTAAAACAAACACTACTGGATGCAGGTTTTGAGCTTATCAGCGAGCATGGTTTTGCTGGTATCGGCATCATGAAGATTATCCAACAAGCAAACGCAACCAAAGGCTCTTTCTACCATCACTTCAAATCAAAAGAAGACTTCGGACGCCAGCTGCTCGAGGGCTACTTCGAGGATCACCTCGCCACTGTCATATCATACCTCAGCGATGAAGATTTGCCGTTTGCCGATCGCGTTTTGAATTACTTCGAGTTCTGGTCTGAATCAAAAGTCACATGCGAGTTTCAAATTAAATGCTTAGTGGTCAAGCTTTCCGGAGAGATCGCAGGGACATCGTCAAGCATGCAAGCCGAACTCGATAAGGGGGCTGAAAAGGTCATTAATCGAATGGCAGATTACTTCACCGAGGGGAATACGCTAGGTGTCATGTCTATCTCAGAACCGTATGCGGCATCTCGCTCCCTTTACGCTAAGTGGTTAGGCGCGACTTTACTTTGTGCGGTTCAAAAGGATAGAGCTCATTTAGAGCAAGCGATGCGTGAAACCGCGCAGTTGGTCGGTAGCAACTAG
- a CDS encoding CinA family nicotinamide mononucleotide deamidase-related protein yields the protein MPKIAMLSTGEEVLYGDIVDTNAAWLSRVFYEHGFSMYKRSTVGDQRASLLQELVMLSLNLDVIIVNGGLGPTSDDLSAEVAAEAADEPLVLNQGWLDNLKSFYAKRGKLMPESNIKQAMLPASASVVDNPIGTACGFKMMINDCLFYFTPGVPSEFKKMTIEQIIPDLKAQFPNQQGRVCRRIFTFGLSESGIADTLSNLQLPADYELGYRSYLPFIEVKLFGPSDDLETGARVLAMIEKLLHSNVVSVDEPMLERIGHLVEVHKPTIAISEHSTKGCLASWLQDSEKVSQCCGATWILGSKTASPLDRDSEQLGATLALAGATKGNCSADIAISTGKLENEQFSVAISTPKGEWGQTLKLQRSYNEKSVKTVISTVAGDMLRRYLDNQPMFPDYGFLTRTQDIFLPLEKLS from the coding sequence ATGCCTAAAATAGCGATGCTGAGTACTGGAGAAGAGGTTCTATATGGTGACATTGTGGACACCAATGCCGCTTGGCTCAGTCGTGTCTTTTATGAGCATGGGTTTTCTATGTATAAACGCTCGACGGTTGGTGACCAGCGAGCGTCTTTGCTGCAAGAGTTGGTGATGTTGAGTCTCAACCTAGATGTCATCATTGTGAACGGTGGTTTAGGTCCTACATCGGATGATCTGAGCGCTGAAGTAGCGGCAGAAGCCGCGGACGAGCCTTTGGTATTGAATCAAGGATGGCTCGATAACCTAAAATCCTTCTACGCGAAACGCGGTAAACTCATGCCTGAGAGCAATATAAAGCAAGCAATGTTGCCCGCTAGTGCCTCGGTAGTGGATAACCCAATCGGTACCGCTTGCGGCTTTAAAATGATGATCAACGACTGCTTATTTTACTTTACACCGGGCGTGCCAAGTGAGTTTAAGAAGATGACCATTGAGCAGATCATCCCCGACCTAAAAGCTCAGTTCCCGAATCAGCAGGGCCGAGTATGTCGACGTATTTTTACCTTCGGTCTGTCTGAGTCTGGTATTGCTGACACGCTATCGAACTTACAGCTTCCCGCCGATTATGAGCTTGGCTACCGCTCTTACTTACCGTTCATTGAAGTAAAGCTATTTGGCCCGTCTGACGACTTAGAAACCGGTGCTCGCGTACTTGCTATGATAGAGAAACTGCTGCATAGCAATGTCGTCAGTGTCGATGAGCCTATGTTGGAGCGTATCGGACACCTAGTTGAAGTGCATAAGCCGACCATTGCCATCTCGGAACACTCCACCAAGGGTTGTTTAGCGTCTTGGTTGCAAGACAGTGAGAAAGTATCGCAGTGTTGCGGGGCGACTTGGATCTTAGGTTCCAAAACCGCATCTCCGTTAGATCGTGATAGCGAACAGTTAGGTGCAACATTGGCACTGGCAGGAGCGACGAAAGGAAACTGTTCGGCCGATATCGCGATCTCGACAGGCAAATTAGAAAACGAGCAGTTCTCTGTTGCGATCTCAACGCCAAAAGGAGAGTGGGGGCAGACGCTTAAACTGCAAAGAAGCTATAACGAAAAGAGTGTCAAAACTGTGATCAGTACGGTTGCTGGTGACATGTTGCGTCGATATCTAGACAATCAACCGATGTTTCCTGACTACGGGTTCTTAACGAGAACTCAAGATATATTCTTACCGCTTGAGAAGTTATCTTGA
- a CDS encoding DUF2804 domain-containing protein, giving the protein MELSSIQQIKTLIDETGRPLQGYLTSIPEQLDVESFRYFSTMDKQRSSVAKYFHYKQFQFISVFTPDYVIGFAIADIRYVGNSFCYLYDIKRNELLEQSWLRPLGLGYFMTPSPWQGKAVFNGGALTLQIEEGVWSAAVKSKHFSMDITLTPPSHDSAPIMVSSPTGYSGWTYTQKHNALNVSGSLNVAGKSVSLSNARAGYDFSAGFMRRETSWRWASISADSEGTRLGLNLAAGVNETGVSENALWIDGQRVLLPAVLFEFDRHDPDSAWRIYDSNGLIDLRFSPKNVRKERLNLWLLKSNFRQFVGTFSGTISLSNGRSYELENVLGLTEDHYAKW; this is encoded by the coding sequence ATGGAACTCTCGTCAATTCAGCAAATTAAAACCTTAATCGATGAGACTGGGCGTCCGTTGCAGGGATATCTCACCTCTATACCAGAGCAGCTGGACGTAGAGAGTTTTCGCTATTTCTCGACCATGGACAAACAGCGCAGTTCGGTTGCCAAGTACTTCCACTACAAACAGTTCCAGTTCATTAGCGTGTTCACGCCAGATTATGTCATTGGTTTTGCGATCGCCGATATACGTTATGTCGGCAATAGCTTTTGCTACCTCTACGACATCAAGCGAAATGAGCTGCTAGAGCAAAGCTGGCTTCGACCATTAGGGCTTGGCTATTTCATGACTCCGTCGCCTTGGCAAGGGAAAGCCGTGTTCAACGGCGGCGCACTGACGTTACAAATCGAAGAAGGTGTCTGGAGCGCTGCGGTTAAATCTAAGCACTTCTCTATGGATATTACACTGACGCCGCCGAGTCATGACAGTGCCCCCATTATGGTGAGCTCGCCTACCGGTTATTCGGGCTGGACCTACACTCAAAAGCATAATGCGCTCAATGTCTCCGGCAGTTTGAACGTTGCTGGTAAATCGGTTTCGCTCAGCAACGCGCGGGCAGGCTATGACTTTTCTGCGGGATTTATGCGCCGTGAGACAAGCTGGCGCTGGGCGAGCATCAGCGCAGATTCTGAAGGAACCCGACTAGGGTTAAATCTCGCGGCAGGCGTGAATGAAACTGGGGTGAGCGAGAATGCCTTATGGATAGATGGGCAAAGAGTGCTTCTTCCAGCCGTGCTGTTTGAGTTTGATCGACACGATCCTGATTCTGCTTGGAGAATTTACGACTCTAACGGGTTGATAGACCTTCGTTTTTCCCCTAAGAATGTGCGCAAGGAGCGACTCAACCTTTGGCTACTTAAAAGTAACTTTCGCCAGTTTGTGGGCACGTTTTCTGGGACGATTTCACTATCGAATGGACGTAGCTATGAGCTGGAGAATGTACTGGGGTTGACGGAAGATCATTACGCCAAATGGTAA
- a CDS encoding sterol desaturase family protein, with amino-acid sequence METLADKPELLLIALAPIFLLMMGLEYWFGQRSNRLPASARYSFKELACNFSLAGLHQLSDLMAGLFIAKLYLLVFGWKLFNIEMSLPLFLLLMLLQDFFYYWFHRASHRVRWMWAAHVVHHSSENMNFSTAFRQSLMYPLAGMWLFWMPLVIIGFEPKWVVFVVLLNLGLQFFVHTQWIRKLGPLEWVFNTPSHHRVHHGVNAQYIDKNYAGVLIIWDRLFGTFEPEVETVRYGISKPVKSFNPFIVTFAEWRDMLRTVGKERSMTGKMRAVLRPPSDD; translated from the coding sequence ATGGAAACCCTCGCGGATAAACCTGAACTGCTACTGATTGCGTTAGCCCCCATTTTTCTGCTCATGATGGGGTTGGAATATTGGTTTGGGCAAAGAAGCAACAGGCTACCTGCTTCGGCGCGATACTCTTTCAAGGAATTGGCCTGTAACTTTTCTCTTGCGGGATTACATCAACTGTCTGATTTAATGGCAGGTTTATTCATCGCTAAGCTTTACCTACTCGTGTTTGGATGGAAGCTATTTAACATAGAAATGTCGCTTCCGCTGTTTCTGCTCCTCATGCTGCTGCAAGATTTCTTTTATTACTGGTTCCATCGCGCCAGTCATAGAGTGCGTTGGATGTGGGCGGCACACGTTGTTCACCATAGCTCGGAGAACATGAATTTCAGCACTGCATTTCGTCAAAGCCTGATGTATCCGCTGGCTGGCATGTGGTTATTTTGGATGCCCCTTGTCATTATTGGATTCGAACCCAAATGGGTGGTGTTTGTGGTTTTACTCAACTTGGGGCTACAGTTCTTTGTGCATACTCAGTGGATTCGCAAGCTTGGTCCTTTGGAATGGGTGTTTAACACGCCTTCTCACCACCGCGTGCATCATGGGGTCAACGCTCAGTATATCGATAAGAACTACGCTGGCGTGCTGATTATATGGGATAGGCTGTTTGGAACCTTTGAACCTGAGGTGGAAACAGTGCGGTATGGCATCAGTAAACCAGTCAAAAGCTTTAATCCTTTTATTGTGACTTTTGCAGAATGGAGAGATATGTTGAGGACCGTAGGAAAAGAGCGTTCTATGACGGGAAAAATGAGAGCGGTACTAAGACCGCCCTCTGATGATTAG